One stretch of Flavobacteriales bacterium DNA includes these proteins:
- a CDS encoding WbqC family protein: MKKAIITQSNYIPWKGYFDAINSVDVFVVYDEMQYTKRDWRNRNKIKTANGLKWMSIPVSVKGKFNQKINETLISDQDWGKKHWQLLKQVYGKAPFFNEYKDIFEKIYLNCNFEMLSDVNVIFIDEICKLLGIETEIIFSKDLNLQGDKTEKLLNVCLDLKVTDYYSGPAAKAYMDVGLFEAKGVQVHWFDYSGYPEYSQQYGAFEHGVTILDLIFNEGVEGAKQNMKSFKG; the protein is encoded by the coding sequence ATGAAAAAAGCAATAATTACTCAGTCAAATTATATCCCTTGGAAGGGGTATTTTGATGCAATTAATTCAGTAGATGTATTTGTGGTGTATGATGAAATGCAGTATACGAAGAGGGATTGGAGGAATCGTAATAAAATAAAGACCGCTAATGGTTTGAAATGGATGAGCATTCCAGTTAGTGTTAAAGGAAAATTCAACCAAAAGATTAATGAAACTTTAATTAGTGATCAAGATTGGGGAAAAAAACATTGGCAATTACTGAAGCAAGTATATGGAAAAGCTCCTTTTTTTAATGAGTATAAAGATATTTTCGAAAAAATATACTTAAATTGCAATTTTGAAATGCTAAGTGATGTAAACGTCATATTTATTGATGAAATTTGTAAGTTATTGGGGATTGAAACAGAAATCATTTTCTCCAAAGACTTGAATTTGCAGGGAGATAAAACAGAGAAGTTATTAAATGTGTGTTTAGATTTAAAAGTTACAGATTATTATTCAGGACCAGCAGCCAAAGCTTATATGGACGTTGGTTTGTTTGAAGCAAAAGGTGTTCAGGTACACTGGTTTGATTATTCAGGTTATCCAGAGTATTCACAGCAGTACGGAGCTTTTGAGCATGGAGTGACAATTTTAGACTTAATATTTAATGAGGGCGTTGAAGGGGCCAAGCAGAATATGAAAAGTTTTAAAGGTTAA
- the rffA gene encoding dTDP-4-amino-4,6-dideoxygalactose transaminase yields the protein MKMKIGFNKPHLTGKETHYIYEAVKSLHLSGNGVFTKKSHQFFQEKYGFKNCLLTSSCTDALEMSSILIGIEPGDEVIIPSYTFVSTANAFVLRGAKIVFADSLPNHPNMDVSKIEALITSKTKAIVPVHYAGMACDMDEIMRLAEKYNLFVVEDAAQAVDSYYKGKPLGSIGHLATFSFHETKNIISGEGGMLVVNDDQLFERAEVIWEKGTNRSAFFRGEVNKYGWVDVGSSYLPSEVVAAFLYAQLENIEDIQNRRKEIWQSYYKGLHALEVQGKLKLPIHLEHSTNNAHMFYVLCESFEKRTALINYLKTKGILSVFHYLSLHKSPFYKEKHDGRSLAMSDYFEHHLLRLPFFYDLTQEEQDLVIQEIHNFYKIES from the coding sequence ATGAAAATGAAAATAGGGTTCAATAAACCACATTTAACAGGTAAAGAAACACATTATATCTACGAAGCAGTAAAATCGTTGCATTTGTCAGGTAATGGTGTGTTTACAAAGAAAAGTCATCAGTTCTTTCAAGAAAAATATGGGTTTAAGAATTGTCTGTTAACATCTAGTTGTACTGATGCTTTGGAAATGTCTTCAATTTTAATTGGGATAGAACCAGGGGATGAAGTGATTATACCATCTTATACTTTTGTCAGTACAGCAAATGCATTTGTTTTGAGAGGAGCAAAAATTGTTTTTGCAGATAGCTTACCCAATCATCCGAATATGGATGTTTCTAAAATAGAAGCCTTAATCACCAGTAAGACCAAAGCTATTGTCCCTGTCCACTATGCTGGTATGGCTTGCGATATGGATGAGATTATGCGATTGGCGGAAAAGTACAACTTGTTTGTGGTAGAAGATGCCGCGCAAGCAGTAGACTCTTATTATAAAGGAAAACCTTTGGGGAGTATAGGTCATTTGGCTACATTTTCTTTTCATGAAACTAAAAATATTATCAGTGGAGAAGGAGGAATGTTAGTTGTTAATGATGATCAATTATTTGAACGTGCTGAAGTAATATGGGAGAAAGGAACCAATCGTTCAGCTTTCTTTAGAGGTGAGGTAAATAAATACGGTTGGGTTGATGTAGGTTCTTCTTATTTGCCCTCCGAAGTTGTTGCAGCATTTTTGTATGCCCAATTAGAAAATATTGAAGATATTCAAAATAGGAGAAAAGAAATTTGGCAGAGTTACTATAAAGGGTTGCACGCTTTAGAGGTCCAAGGAAAGCTGAAGTTACCTATCCATTTAGAGCATTCAACGAATAATGCACACATGTTTTACGTGCTTTGCGAGAGCTTTGAAAAACGAACAGCATTAATTAATTATCTGAAAACAAAAGGTATATTGTCTGTGTTTCATTATTTGAGTTTACACAAAAGCCCTTTTTACAAAGAGAAACACGATGGACGATCTTTAGCTATGTCTGATTATTTTGAACATCATCTTTTAAGGTTGCCATTTTTTTACGATTTAACCCAAGAAGAGCAAGATTTAGTTATTCAGGAAATCCATAATTTTTACAAAATAGAAAGTTGA
- a CDS encoding ATP-binding cassette domain-containing protein has translation MNDVVPVFEARNIVKRYANHTALNDVSISVPPQSIFGLLGPNGAGKTSLIRIINQITAPDSGEVLINGEPLRREHIEVIGYLPEERGLYKKMKIGEQAMYLAQLKGMPKAEAKKALKAWFKKFEIEGWWNKKIEDLSKGMAQKIQFITTVIHNPKLLILDEPFSGFDPINANLIKNEIMELRENGATIILSTHNMESVEEICSHMALINKSQKILGGEVKEVKERFSKNQYKIEFKGNMVAFANAVWGGWEMLEKEELNKDHYLVHVKLGESVNVNDFLKGVLEAVDVLSFNKVTLSMNEIFIKTVNESSTPQKAEENE, from the coding sequence ATGAATGATGTTGTACCAGTTTTTGAAGCTAGGAATATTGTAAAACGATATGCCAATCATACCGCTTTAAATGATGTTAGTATTAGTGTTCCACCACAGAGTATATTTGGTTTATTAGGTCCAAATGGAGCAGGAAAGACTTCTTTAATTAGAATCATTAATCAAATTACAGCTCCAGATAGTGGAGAAGTTTTAATTAATGGAGAACCATTAAGAAGAGAACATATAGAAGTAATAGGTTATTTACCAGAAGAACGAGGCTTGTATAAGAAGATGAAAATCGGAGAGCAAGCAATGTATCTTGCTCAGTTGAAAGGAATGCCTAAAGCTGAGGCCAAAAAAGCTTTGAAAGCTTGGTTTAAAAAATTTGAGATAGAAGGCTGGTGGAATAAAAAGATCGAGGACCTATCAAAAGGTATGGCTCAAAAAATCCAGTTTATCACAACAGTTATTCATAACCCAAAGTTATTGATTTTAGATGAGCCATTTAGTGGGTTTGATCCTATAAACGCCAATTTAATTAAGAATGAGATTATGGAATTGAGAGAAAATGGAGCGACCATTATTCTATCAACACATAATATGGAGTCTGTAGAGGAAATCTGCAGCCATATGGCATTAATCAATAAGTCTCAAAAGATTTTAGGAGGAGAAGTAAAAGAAGTAAAAGAGCGTTTTTCAAAAAACCAGTATAAAATAGAATTCAAAGGTAATATGGTTGCCTTTGCAAATGCTGTTTGGGGTGGTTGGGAAATGTTAGAGAAAGAAGAGCTCAACAAAGATCACTATTTAGTACATGTGAAATTAGGAGAAAGTGTAAATGTAAATGACTTTCTAAAAGGGGTGCTGGAAGCAGTTGATGTACTCAGTTTTAATAAAGTGACTTTGAGTATGAATGAGATTTTTATAAAAACAGTAAACGAAAGTTCTACGCCACAAAAAGCTGAGGAAAATGAGTAA
- a CDS encoding SPOR domain-containing protein, with the protein MKPLYTPTISLLISIFFSFTSFASGLHFSIKIQLKEKTSTSSLSTFNIQKQTPNFIIAGPYHQYIEAMKAKQDLGKLGYSMLEIVAFFNHAMITIDEAFALMDNRNHQDKKNNGFMLTENELSELLLNVQNEEFFYTVQIGLFTEQNVNNFFDFPKQYEERITTKGNLRYTYGTYSTINDARAALKIVKNYGLDDAFIIAFDHLERIPINRAIEIENQTIDHLISENN; encoded by the coding sequence ATGAAACCACTTTACACCCCAACTATTTCTCTTTTAATTTCGATATTCTTTTCTTTTACTTCTTTTGCTTCAGGGCTTCATTTTTCGATAAAAATACAACTCAAGGAAAAGACTTCAACTTCTAGTTTATCTACCTTTAACATACAAAAGCAGACACCAAATTTTATCATTGCCGGACCTTACCACCAATATATTGAGGCAATGAAAGCTAAGCAAGACTTGGGAAAACTTGGTTATTCCATGCTAGAAATTGTAGCTTTTTTCAACCATGCCATGATCACAATTGATGAAGCTTTTGCTTTAATGGACAATCGAAATCATCAAGACAAAAAAAATAATGGTTTTATGCTTACCGAAAATGAATTATCTGAATTACTATTAAACGTTCAAAACGAGGAGTTCTTTTACACTGTTCAAATTGGGCTATTTACTGAGCAAAATGTCAACAACTTCTTTGACTTCCCTAAACAATATGAAGAACGCATTACCACTAAAGGAAATTTAAGATACACTTATGGAACTTACAGCACTATTAACGATGCTAGAGCTGCTCTTAAAATTGTCAAAAACTATGGTTTAGACGATGCTTTTATTATTGCCTTTGATCACCTCGAAAGAATTCCTATCAATCGAGCTATTGAAATAGAAAATCAAACAATAGACCATTTAATTTCCGAAAACAACTAG
- a CDS encoding acetyltransferase — protein MAKIVLFGTGDIAQLAKYYFDNDSEHEVIAFTVDRDYINSDEYEGLPLIPFDEVEKVYPPDAFKMFIALSYAKMNEIREQKYFLAKEKGYELVSYISSKCSYLSQFECGDNCFILEDNTIQPYVKIGKNVTLWSGNHIGHHSIIEDHNFVSSHVVISGHCVVESNCFLGVNATLAHKVRIASKTLLGAGAVIAKDTEELGIYVPPRSTQLSKKSDEVSL, from the coding sequence ATGGCAAAGATAGTTTTGTTTGGAACAGGTGATATTGCTCAGTTAGCAAAGTATTATTTTGATAATGACAGCGAACATGAAGTTATTGCGTTTACTGTAGATAGAGATTACATTAATAGTGATGAGTATGAAGGTTTGCCGCTTATTCCATTTGATGAAGTGGAAAAAGTTTATCCACCCGATGCCTTTAAGATGTTTATTGCATTGAGTTATGCTAAAATGAACGAAATTAGAGAGCAAAAGTATTTTTTAGCCAAAGAAAAAGGTTATGAGCTGGTATCTTATATTAGTTCAAAATGCTCTTATTTATCTCAGTTTGAATGTGGAGATAACTGCTTTATACTAGAAGATAATACTATACAACCGTATGTTAAAATAGGAAAGAATGTAACCTTATGGAGTGGTAACCATATTGGTCATCACTCTATCATTGAAGATCATAACTTTGTTAGTTCACATGTTGTTATATCTGGACATTGTGTTGTTGAGTCAAATTGTTTCTTGGGGGTTAATGCTACGTTAGCTCATAAGGTGAGAATTGCTTCAAAAACATTATTAGGGGCTGGGGCTGTTATAGCCAAAGATACAGAAGAATTAGGGATTTATGTGCCGCCTAGAAGTACTCAGCTCTCCAAAAAAAGTGATGAAGTTTCTTTATGA
- a CDS encoding class I SAM-dependent methyltransferase, with amino-acid sequence MSGRIESKVEQYYSEKVREHGATSQGVDWNGKASHFLRFEQLTKLIADDKHFSLLDYGCGFGSLIEYLNSSKYSFDYTGFDISEEMIKKGKELHTKSNLQFFSNAEALKISDYVIANGIFNVKLKEEEEVWKKYIYDTVLKMSGLARKGLSFNILTSYSDEEYKKDYLYYANPLEVFDFCKKNISKNVALLHDYELYEFTIIIRK; translated from the coding sequence ATGAGCGGTAGAATAGAAAGTAAAGTAGAACAATATTATTCTGAAAAAGTAAGGGAGCATGGGGCTACGAGTCAAGGGGTTGATTGGAATGGTAAAGCTTCTCATTTCTTAAGGTTTGAGCAATTGACAAAATTGATAGCGGACGATAAACATTTTTCTTTGCTTGATTATGGATGTGGTTTTGGATCTTTAATTGAGTATCTAAACTCTTCAAAATATAGTTTTGACTATACCGGATTTGATATCTCAGAAGAGATGATAAAAAAAGGAAAAGAGTTGCATACTAAAAGTAATCTCCAATTTTTTTCCAATGCAGAAGCCTTAAAAATATCCGATTATGTTATCGCCAATGGGATTTTTAATGTTAAACTAAAAGAAGAAGAAGAGGTATGGAAAAAATATATTTACGATACAGTGTTGAAGATGAGTGGATTGGCAAGAAAGGGGCTGTCGTTTAATATTTTAACCTCATATTCTGATGAAGAGTATAAAAAAGATTACCTCTATTATGCAAACCCTCTAGAAGTGTTTGATTTTTGCAAAAAGAATATATCCAAAAATGTAGCACTTTTGCATGATTACGAATTATATGAATTTACAATAATTATAAGAAAATAA
- a CDS encoding glycosyltransferase family 2 protein has product MQKISKISIVSPVYGAEKIVNELVAQIEEGVKVIGCDYEIILVEDASPDKSWEQIVEVAQQRNKVFGYKLSRNFGQHAAIKAGLSVCTGDVAIVMDCDLQDNPKYIKELVEKYYEGNDIVYTYKKKRSHSKFKNITAVLFNLVLNFLLENKSLEADKNVGAYSLISKKVVKAFNDYNDYQFHYLLVLRWLGFSSGYVEIEHNQRFEGESSYTFKKLIKHAGVAILYQSEKLLRLSIYFGGFVSFFSFLGGVYIIISYFISSYQSGWASIVVLLSFSLGVILVSIGVLGVYLGKMFEQVKGRPQFVFDRKTENKS; this is encoded by the coding sequence ATGCAAAAAATATCCAAAATATCTATAGTAAGTCCCGTATATGGGGCTGAAAAAATAGTGAATGAATTGGTCGCTCAAATTGAAGAAGGGGTAAAAGTTATTGGGTGTGATTATGAAATTATTTTGGTAGAAGATGCAAGTCCAGATAAATCTTGGGAGCAGATTGTTGAGGTGGCTCAACAGAGAAATAAAGTTTTTGGTTATAAGTTAAGTAGAAACTTTGGGCAGCACGCAGCGATTAAAGCAGGGCTTTCTGTTTGCACAGGAGATGTAGCCATTGTCATGGATTGTGATTTGCAAGATAACCCTAAGTATATTAAAGAGCTTGTAGAAAAGTATTACGAGGGCAACGATATTGTATATACATACAAGAAAAAAAGAAGCCATTCTAAATTTAAAAATATAACAGCAGTTTTATTTAATTTGGTTTTAAATTTTCTATTGGAAAATAAGAGTTTGGAAGCAGATAAAAATGTTGGGGCTTATAGCCTTATTTCAAAAAAAGTAGTTAAAGCCTTTAATGACTATAATGATTACCAATTTCACTATCTTTTGGTCTTAAGATGGTTAGGGTTTAGTTCTGGTTATGTAGAAATTGAGCATAATCAACGTTTTGAGGGGGAATCGTCATATACTTTTAAGAAATTGATAAAACACGCAGGAGTGGCTATATTATACCAATCTGAAAAGTTATTGCGATTAAGTATTTATTTTGGAGGCTTCGTGTCATTTTTCTCTTTTTTAGGAGGGGTTTATATTATAATATCTTATTTTATATCAAGTTATCAATCAGGATGGGCCAGTATTGTGGTGTTGCTTTCTTTTTCTTTGGGGGTAATACTCGTTTCAATAGGAGTTTTGGGGGTGTATTTAGGAAAAATGTTTGAGCAAGTAAAAGGAAGACCTCAGTTTGTATTTGATAGAAAAACGGAAAATAAGTCATGA
- the crcB gene encoding fluoride efflux transporter CrcB: MGMMLAIFIGGGLGSVSRYGVSKLVTLFWNGDFPMGTFIANLLSCVVMGLIVGVFHHKITSPELRGLILIGFCGGFSTFSTFSKETLDLMQNGDYVFALLNVIISLVSCLFVLWLFTHRSI; encoded by the coding sequence GGAATGATGTTAGCCATTTTTATTGGAGGTGGGTTAGGTAGCGTTTCTCGTTATGGGGTATCAAAATTAGTCACATTGTTTTGGAATGGTGATTTTCCTATGGGAACCTTTATCGCGAATTTATTGAGCTGTGTAGTGATGGGCTTGATCGTTGGAGTTTTTCATCATAAAATAACTTCTCCAGAATTGAGAGGGTTGATTTTAATTGGTTTTTGTGGTGGTTTTAGTACTTTTTCTACGTTCAGTAAGGAAACATTAGATTTAATGCAAAATGGGGATTATGTTTTTGCATTGCTAAATGTGATAATAAGTCTAGTGTCTTGTCTATTTGTGCTATGGCTTTTTACCCATCGTTCGATTTGA
- a CDS encoding DUF6044 family protein, with protein MKSFIKEKGPYILAFSILLVYLSPNIFFSDQAQFLIHDNLDSNVVWYKNIAESPDLFEDNSKKLDFTMNGLERGVFVSEYSFLVWLYYFFSPLMAYQLNIILQCLVAFFGMYLFSKNYILTKDRGEFSYGQVLIALSFALLPFWPSGGIGVAGIPLLMYVLLNVYHSKSNAYHWLWIVFYPFYSSLFFSGLFVVTLLFLFFVVKMIRDRKINFKIIFAFFLVTVLYVFVEYRMFMIILGEGYDTAKVSPKVYNFNGLIGNGLRTLVKGQYHFHTVAFPFVIMVVAMAAFVANKAMKRKIIVLLLVNYGLAVMSTIMYWDKLAVPNSIKSFQFRWISFSPFLWYWLYSLGIREWLLKKNAWAKAGYAMLGLNVLLMLFVVGNPHFYGSLYAENAFYNTYFSKENKETATFKQYYKIDEFKKINKLIPTKTKVVCLGVAPEVAQYNGYYTLGGYYPLYLKEHNNLMLAMLGEENDELKIKNMGSRCYMTCVDLKKKNQEIIEPKFDFKKIKEEGYAYFFSDREIVSSNLEKLEEIEGEVLVYRLL; from the coding sequence ATGAAAAGTTTCATAAAAGAGAAAGGGCCCTATATTTTGGCCTTTTCTATCTTGCTTGTTTACTTGTCCCCCAATATTTTTTTTTCAGATCAAGCACAATTTCTAATTCATGATAATTTAGATTCCAATGTTGTGTGGTATAAAAACATAGCAGAGAGTCCAGATTTATTTGAAGATAATTCTAAGAAACTAGATTTTACCATGAATGGCCTTGAAAGAGGTGTTTTTGTTTCGGAATATAGTTTTCTTGTGTGGCTTTATTATTTTTTTTCACCACTTATGGCCTACCAATTGAATATTATTCTTCAATGTTTAGTGGCGTTTTTTGGAATGTATTTGTTTTCTAAAAACTATATTCTTACAAAAGATAGAGGGGAATTTTCTTATGGTCAGGTTTTAATTGCATTAAGCTTTGCTTTGTTGCCATTTTGGCCTTCGGGCGGGATTGGTGTAGCAGGGATCCCATTGTTAATGTATGTTTTGTTAAATGTTTATCATTCAAAATCGAATGCATATCATTGGCTTTGGATTGTATTTTATCCTTTTTATTCAAGTTTGTTTTTTTCAGGTTTGTTTGTCGTAACGCTTCTATTTCTGTTTTTTGTTGTTAAAATGATAAGAGACAGAAAAATTAATTTTAAAATTATCTTCGCTTTTTTTCTGGTTACTGTATTGTATGTGTTCGTAGAATATAGAATGTTTATGATTATTTTAGGAGAAGGGTACGACACAGCAAAAGTGAGTCCTAAAGTTTATAACTTTAATGGGTTAATAGGCAATGGCCTACGAACCTTAGTTAAGGGGCAGTATCATTTTCATACTGTTGCTTTCCCTTTTGTAATAATGGTTGTGGCTATGGCCGCTTTTGTTGCTAACAAAGCAATGAAGCGAAAAATAATAGTTTTGTTATTGGTCAATTATGGTCTGGCAGTGATGTCGACAATAATGTATTGGGATAAGTTAGCTGTTCCCAATAGTATTAAAAGCTTTCAGTTTAGATGGATTTCTTTTAGTCCTTTTTTATGGTATTGGCTCTACTCATTAGGTATTAGGGAATGGTTGTTAAAAAAGAATGCTTGGGCTAAAGCTGGGTATGCCATGTTGGGCTTAAATGTGCTGCTGATGTTGTTTGTAGTGGGGAACCCTCATTTTTATGGAAGTTTATATGCTGAAAACGCCTTTTACAATACTTATTTTTCTAAGGAAAATAAAGAGACAGCTACATTCAAACAGTATTATAAAATTGATGAGTTTAAAAAAATTAACAAGCTCATTCCAACTAAAACAAAGGTTGTTTGTCTTGGTGTTGCTCCAGAAGTAGCTCAATACAACGGGTATTATACCTTAGGAGGATACTATCCACTGTATCTTAAGGAACATAATAATTTGATGCTTGCTATGTTGGGCGAGGAAAATGATGAGCTAAAAATCAAAAATATGGGAAGTCGTTGCTATATGACTTGTGTGGATTTGAAGAAGAAAAACCAAGAAATTATAGAGCCCAAGTTTGATTTTAAAAAAATAAAAGAAGAAGGGTATGCTTATTTCTTCTCTGACAGAGAAATAGTGTCTAGTAATTTAGAAAAGTTAGAAGAAATAGAAGGGGAAGTACTCGTGTATCGTTTGTTATAA
- a CDS encoding ABC transporter permease translates to MSKIGLIIKREYVSRVSKRTFLLMTILGPILLVGFMVGAVMLGKQEDGKQKVLIHDDTYVVSEEFEPWDSSKYELTTFDATGDKSYDDAIAYFKSSEDFDLLLYLPETVIEMNSGAGKILYKEAPSSKTRMFLERLVNERIEQLKLKDLEISMTTYKRLKNKVNLQTVDVNTMEESNVKIKAFIGMAFGVSIFMFIFMYGTQVMKGVIEEKSNRIVEVIVSSVKPFELMMGKIIGIMLVGLTQFAVWILLSSVLGSVAMGVLGAEFYSPDSVADMMGAGSSEAIAGMKSSQAAIINVILTVNWPLMIGLFFFYFIGGYLLYGSLMAAIGAAVDNETDSQQFMMPITAPLMFAYVIVLLSIDNPNSPAILWCSQIPFTSPVVMLVRAAMDADGLWWQIIISMVLLVITFIGTTWLAGKIYRTGILMHGKKITWKELAKWIKYKG, encoded by the coding sequence ATGAGTAAAATAGGATTGATTATAAAAAGAGAATACGTCAGTAGAGTTTCAAAAAGAACCTTTTTATTGATGACCATTTTAGGTCCTATTTTATTAGTAGGGTTTATGGTTGGAGCTGTAATGCTTGGAAAACAAGAAGATGGAAAACAAAAGGTTTTAATTCATGATGATACTTATGTGGTTTCTGAAGAGTTTGAACCATGGGATTCATCTAAGTATGAACTCACAACATTTGATGCTACAGGAGACAAAAGTTACGATGATGCTATAGCATATTTTAAGAGTTCCGAGGATTTTGACTTGTTGTTATACCTCCCAGAAACTGTAATAGAGATGAATTCAGGAGCAGGTAAGATCTTATATAAAGAGGCTCCAAGTTCAAAGACAAGGATGTTTTTAGAACGTTTAGTGAATGAAAGAATAGAGCAGCTAAAATTGAAAGACTTAGAAATCTCAATGACGACTTATAAGCGACTAAAGAATAAGGTGAATTTACAAACTGTTGATGTCAATACGATGGAAGAATCTAACGTCAAAATTAAAGCATTTATAGGGATGGCATTTGGCGTGTCTATTTTTATGTTCATCTTTATGTATGGTACGCAAGTGATGAAAGGGGTAATTGAAGAAAAATCCAATCGTATTGTTGAAGTGATTGTTTCTTCAGTAAAACCTTTTGAACTAATGATGGGGAAAATCATAGGAATAATGCTTGTTGGTTTAACTCAATTTGCAGTATGGATTTTGTTGTCTTCAGTACTAGGCTCTGTAGCTATGGGCGTCTTAGGAGCAGAATTTTATTCGCCAGATAGTGTCGCAGATATGATGGGTGCAGGATCTTCTGAAGCAATTGCGGGGATGAAAAGTAGTCAAGCGGCAATAATCAATGTGATTTTGACTGTTAATTGGCCGTTAATGATAGGGTTGTTTTTCTTCTACTTTATAGGAGGGTATTTGTTGTATGGATCACTTATGGCTGCGATTGGTGCTGCTGTGGATAACGAAACAGATTCTCAACAATTTATGATGCCTATTACGGCTCCATTAATGTTTGCTTATGTTATTGTATTGTTGTCAATAGATAACCCTAATAGTCCTGCAATCTTATGGTGCAGTCAAATACCATTTACTTCACCTGTTGTAATGCTGGTTAGAGCAGCTATGGATGCTGATGGCTTATGGTGGCAGATCATTATTTCGATGGTTTTATTGGTTATTACATTTATCGGAACAACATGGTTGGCAGGCAAAATATATCGTACAGGTATTTTAATGCATGGGAAGAAAATAACTTGGAAAGAGTTGGCCAAGTGGATAAAATACAAGGGCTAA